In Phormidium ambiguum IAM M-71, the following proteins share a genomic window:
- a CDS encoding serine/threonine protein kinase, with protein MNITAGKVLQNGKYILDNAIGQGGFGITYKATHNYLGQTVVIKTLNEELRREGYFERFQQQFVAEAQRLAKCQHPNIVRVLDFFEEEGQSFIVMDYIPGLTLAELVVPGKSLPEAQAIRYIRQIGSALKIVHQNGLLHRDVKPQNIIRREGTETVILIDFGIAREFTPGVTQTHTGVLSAGYAPIEQYLPQARRSPATDVYALAATLYFLLTGQPPVAAALRDRISLPNPSQINPNINQQTEQAILRGMEMEAVKRPQTVENWLSLLPNTETENTDITSITETIVPTAIGNSRQQLTIPPIFQNPKFKSLAITASIAAVVGMSFGLFLRFSNGGTIFQRPQSFPPTDNWPTAEPTIAPSPEPKTSPKTSQPRNSQTKTITPTRQNSVQTPVAREEATPKRPRRRVRSDQSDRQTLEYRQTRKRVRTNTETPNPNNSNPPETTTGNSNPPTTPTETNSVPETQPTPVVNSANNQNSRNSETSPPTTPLQIMPPIPASEPVSPPSEESSSSQ; from the coding sequence ATGAACATCACTGCTGGTAAAGTCCTACAAAATGGCAAGTACATCCTAGATAATGCTATTGGTCAGGGAGGATTTGGCATTACCTACAAAGCTACCCACAACTATTTGGGACAAACAGTTGTCATCAAAACTTTAAATGAAGAACTGCGCCGAGAAGGGTATTTTGAGCGATTTCAGCAACAATTTGTTGCAGAAGCCCAACGACTTGCCAAATGTCAGCACCCTAATATTGTGCGAGTGTTGGACTTTTTTGAGGAAGAAGGGCAGTCTTTCATTGTCATGGATTATATTCCAGGGTTGACTTTGGCGGAATTAGTTGTCCCTGGAAAATCTTTGCCCGAAGCACAAGCTATTCGCTATATTCGTCAAATTGGTTCGGCTTTAAAGATAGTTCACCAAAATGGGTTACTTCATCGAGATGTTAAACCCCAAAATATTATTCGGCGCGAAGGGACAGAAACCGTAATTTTGATTGATTTTGGGATTGCCCGTGAATTTACCCCTGGAGTTACCCAAACTCACACAGGCGTATTATCAGCTGGATATGCACCCATAGAACAATATTTACCACAAGCTCGTCGCAGTCCAGCTACGGATGTTTATGCTTTGGCTGCTACTCTTTATTTTTTACTGACAGGACAACCACCAGTGGCAGCGGCTTTGCGCGATCGCATTTCTTTACCTAATCCTAGTCAAATCAACCCCAATATTAACCAGCAAACCGAACAAGCGATTTTGCGGGGAATGGAAATGGAAGCGGTCAAGCGCCCGCAAACTGTAGAAAATTGGTTATCTTTACTGCCAAATACGGAAACAGAAAATACTGATATAACTAGCATCACTGAAACTATTGTGCCAACTGCGATCGGCAACTCCCGTCAACAACTAACTATTCCCCCCATCTTCCAAAATCCCAAATTTAAATCTTTAGCTATCACTGCATCCATCGCTGCTGTAGTAGGAATGTCATTCGGTTTGTTTCTTCGGTTCAGCAATGGTGGAACGATCTTTCAACGTCCACAGTCCTTTCCACCCACTGATAATTGGCCTACCGCAGAACCCACTATTGCCCCCTCTCCCGAACCGAAAACTTCTCCCAAAACTTCTCAACCGAGAAACTCACAAACTAAAACCATTACACCAACTAGACAAAATTCTGTACAAACACCTGTAGCTAGAGAAGAAGCTACCCCAAAACGTCCTCGTCGTCGAGTTCGTTCCGATCAAAGCGATCGACAAACTTTAGAATACCGTCAAACTAGGAAAAGAGTTCGTACTAATACAGAAACTCCCAACCCCAACAACTCCAACCCACCAGAAACCACAACTGGCAATTCTAACCCCCCAACAACCCCAACAGAAACAAATTCTGTCCCAGAAACTCAACCAACACCAGTGGTTAATTCTGCCAACAATCAAAACT
- a CDS encoding iron uptake porin: MNNFVWKSWLISPAILVASGLMSWGAIAAEVTDNGKGKGESAIVISQVPDVIETNTIDDLNQTATDSLDPSELDQVTSVSQLRDVQPTDWAFQALQSLVERYGCIEGYPDRTYRGNRAMTRYEFAAGLNSCLDRIQELIAALPQGINKEDLDRLRRLQEEFGAELATLRGRVDALEARVTEVEANQFSTTTKLSGLVTFNVTTASIGGDNVKVEGFSGPPAIAMRDPVTNRPMVRRADNPNTTLSGLAWLTLNTSFTGRDSLVTKLVAGNGNSPVNQLLSAGLFNTAGTPFFDQTAGPNANEVVLGELFYSFPVSDNLRVTVGPRINWFLHFDFNPFTLPFTGANTFNSINSTTMTSTKRGAGAVVEWNISKNFEFRTAYLVENIEFIPGVRPAADPNRGMFNGADTITAELTVKPAPTANIRFLYQRSNLARNFAGQISAQPILGVADDGFGGRVHDATADTFGVNFDWLITKGFGIFGRYYYSTTNISPINPGLPDGNINAQNIQAGLAFPDLVKRGALATLTFVIPFDILEGRRYLVAGGGNGGTQYEIGATYFFPLSQNIGIVPSLYVISNINNFDDNPTVFVGNLQTEFRF; encoded by the coding sequence ATGAATAATTTTGTGTGGAAGAGTTGGTTAATTAGTCCGGCAATTTTGGTTGCTAGCGGGTTAATGTCTTGGGGTGCGATCGCAGCAGAAGTAACGGACAATGGAAAAGGTAAAGGGGAAAGTGCGATCGTAATTTCTCAAGTCCCTGATGTAATAGAAACCAACACCATTGACGATCTAAACCAAACTGCAACTGATTCTTTAGATCCTTCCGAATTAGATCAAGTAACATCAGTTTCCCAACTGCGCGATGTTCAACCCACAGATTGGGCATTTCAAGCATTACAATCACTAGTAGAACGCTATGGTTGTATTGAAGGTTATCCCGATCGAACTTATCGTGGTAATCGCGCCATGACTCGTTATGAATTCGCCGCCGGATTAAACAGTTGTTTAGATCGAATTCAAGAGTTAATCGCCGCTTTACCCCAAGGTATCAACAAAGAAGATTTAGATCGTTTACGCAGATTACAAGAAGAATTTGGCGCAGAATTAGCAACATTGCGCGGTCGAGTTGATGCCTTAGAAGCAAGAGTCACTGAAGTAGAAGCAAATCAATTTTCTACTACTACTAAACTTAGTGGTTTAGTTACTTTTAACGTTACCACCGCTTCTATTGGTGGCGATAATGTCAAAGTTGAAGGGTTTAGTGGCCCTCCAGCTATAGCAATGCGCGATCCTGTTACTAATAGGCCAATGGTGAGAAGGGCAGATAATCCCAATACTACCTTAAGTGGATTAGCTTGGTTAACCCTCAATACTTCTTTTACAGGTAGAGATTCTTTAGTCACTAAATTAGTAGCTGGAAATGGTAATTCACCAGTCAATCAATTGCTTTCTGCTGGGTTATTTAACACTGCTGGTACACCATTTTTCGATCAAACTGCTGGGCCAAATGCTAATGAAGTTGTACTCGGTGAATTATTTTATAGTTTCCCTGTTAGTGATAACTTACGAGTTACTGTTGGGCCGAGAATCAACTGGTTTCTTCACTTTGATTTTAATCCTTTTACTCTCCCTTTTACAGGTGCTAATACTTTCAACTCAATTAACAGCACTACTATGACTTCTACAAAGCGTGGTGCAGGTGCAGTTGTTGAATGGAATATCTCGAAAAACTTTGAATTTCGTACCGCATATTTAGTAGAAAATATTGAGTTTATTCCCGGTGTACGTCCAGCTGCCGATCCTAACAGAGGGATGTTTAATGGTGCAGATACTATCACAGCTGAGTTGACTGTTAAACCAGCACCAACAGCTAACATTCGTTTTCTTTACCAGCGTTCTAACCTAGCCAGAAATTTTGCCGGACAGATTTCTGCCCAACCAATTTTAGGCGTAGCTGATGATGGTTTTGGTGGTAGAGTTCATGATGCTACTGCCGATACTTTTGGCGTAAACTTTGATTGGCTAATCACTAAAGGTTTTGGCATTTTTGGTCGCTATTACTATTCCACTACTAACATTAGTCCGATTAACCCTGGACTTCCTGATGGCAATATTAATGCCCAAAACATCCAAGCTGGTTTAGCTTTTCCTGATTTAGTGAAAAGAGGTGCTTTAGCAACTTTAACTTTTGTGATTCCCTTTGATATTTTGGAAGGTCGGAGATATTTAGTTGCGGGTGGCGGAAATGGGGGAACTCAATACGAAATAGGTGCAACTTACTTCTTCCCTCTTTCTCAAAATATCGGGATCGTACCTTCTTTGTATGTGATTAGCAATATCAACAATTTCGATGATAACCCGACGGTTTTTGTCGGTAACTTACAAACTGAATTCCGCTTTTAG
- a CDS encoding ATP-binding protein — MKSLGERVSTLLHRAHSNLSEDPELLPEVLEELGVSLEELRVSQEVLHEQNQELLEAHAALKLERQRYQELFEFAPDGYLITDIEGTIQEANQAASLLLKVSAKHLIGKPLIVFVPEPHRPAFRNELNRLHKVGRLQEWITQLQPRKADPFDAALTVTTVSDWTGAIAGLRWLVRDISERKQLEEAQLRAKLAEMTNQKLEVEIAQRKQLEKELRQQAEILNQANTIKDEFLAIVSHELRSPLNAILGWAQMLRCRRLDEIIVSRALETIERNARIQVKLIEDLLDTSRIIRGKFYLNIGSVNLVSVIRASIDSVQLAITAKNIEIITVLDESASLVSGDPDRLQQIVWNLLFNAIKYTPKEGQIEVRLERVSSSAVISVSDTGQGIAPDFLPYVFDRFRQEERATTRHHGGLGLGLAIVRQLVEMHGGTVTANSPGEGQGARFTVQLPLMAECKLPTEATQNSSIAQETAAFESDRTLSDVSVLVVDEADIRELLTVVLESAGAKVKTAASVNEALETIEQSQPDIIISDVGMPDRDGYALIRQVRAIESERPNAIPAIALTAYAREEDAKQLLNAGFQLHLPKPVEPATLVAAVASQIG, encoded by the coding sequence ATGAAGTCTTTAGGTGAGCGAGTGAGTACGCTATTACATCGTGCTCACTCTAACTTATCGGAAGATCCAGAACTGCTGCCCGAAGTATTAGAAGAACTGGGAGTTTCTCTAGAAGAACTGCGGGTATCTCAAGAGGTATTGCACGAGCAGAATCAGGAATTGCTGGAGGCTCATGCGGCACTAAAACTAGAACGACAGCGCTATCAAGAGTTATTTGAATTTGCCCCAGATGGCTACTTAATTACTGATATAGAAGGCACAATTCAGGAAGCCAATCAAGCCGCTAGTTTGCTGCTCAAAGTATCAGCAAAGCATTTGATTGGTAAGCCTTTAATCGTATTTGTTCCCGAACCTCACCGTCCAGCTTTCCGCAATGAACTCAACCGATTACATAAAGTGGGACGGCTTCAAGAGTGGATTACTCAGTTACAGCCTCGTAAAGCAGATCCCTTTGATGCTGCCTTAACAGTCACCACAGTATCAGATTGGACAGGCGCGATCGCAGGGCTACGCTGGCTAGTGCGGGACATCAGCGAACGGAAGCAACTGGAAGAAGCGCAGTTACGGGCAAAGTTAGCTGAAATGACTAACCAAAAATTAGAAGTAGAAATTGCCCAGCGCAAGCAGCTAGAAAAAGAATTGCGACAACAAGCGGAAATCCTTAACCAAGCAAATACTATCAAAGATGAATTTTTAGCGATCGTCTCCCACGAACTTCGCTCCCCATTAAATGCAATCTTAGGTTGGGCGCAGATGCTTCGGTGTCGGAGGTTAGATGAGATAATCGTTTCTCGCGCCCTAGAAACGATCGAGCGGAATGCCAGAATCCAGGTAAAACTGATTGAAGACCTGCTGGATACCTCTCGCATCATTCGTGGTAAATTTTATCTCAATATTGGCTCAGTGAATTTAGTTTCTGTGATTCGGGCAAGTATTGACTCCGTACAACTTGCCATCACAGCGAAAAACATTGAGATTATCACAGTTCTAGATGAATCAGCCAGTTTAGTTTCAGGAGATCCCGATCGCTTACAGCAGATCGTTTGGAACTTACTATTCAATGCCATTAAATACACGCCCAAAGAAGGACAGATAGAAGTTCGGCTAGAGCGCGTTTCCTCCAGCGCCGTAATTTCGGTAAGCGATACAGGTCAAGGTATTGCGCCAGACTTTCTACCTTACGTCTTCGATCGCTTCCGCCAGGAAGAACGAGCCACCACAAGGCATCATGGGGGATTAGGATTAGGGCTAGCGATCGTGCGGCAACTGGTGGAGATGCACGGAGGAACCGTTACAGCAAACAGCCCAGGAGAAGGGCAAGGGGCTAGATTTACAGTACAGCTACCCTTGATGGCAGAATGCAAGCTGCCTACTGAAGCCACCCAAAATTCATCAATAGCCCAGGAAACCGCCGCTTTTGAATCAGATCGAACCTTAAGTGATGTATCTGTGCTGGTTGTTGATGAAGCAGATATCCGTGAACTGTTGACTGTGGTACTGGAAAGCGCAGGAGCAAAAGTCAAAACAGCGGCTTCGGTGAATGAAGCCTTGGAGACGATCGAGCAGTCACAGCCTGATATCATAATCAGCGATGTGGGAATGCCAGATCGAGATGGCTATGCGCTGATCCGTCAAGTGCGAGCGATCGAGTCAGAACGACCTAATGCGATTCCGGCGATCGCCCTCACCGCTTACGCTAGAGAAGAAGACGCTAAGCAATTGTTAAATGCAGGCTTTCAGCTTCACTTACCTAAGCCAGTTGAACCAGCCACGTTAGTAGCAGCAGTAGCAAGTCAGATAGGGTAG
- a CDS encoding NAD(P)/FAD-dependent oxidoreductase has translation MKSYDWIVIGGGITGAALGYELAKSGFSVLLLEKEVKPQNATRYSYGGLAYWSGTTDLTRQLCDEGIAIHRLLSEELETDTEFRELNLILTIDTTEDPEKIAETYSQFAIPPKLLTSKEAGEIEPLLNPNSISGALTVKHGHINPELTVQGYTQAMRHLGGEIQIAEVVDFLQEKQRIFGVKTTRETYQSANVVVCAGGVSKSLLKTAGINVRLYFTHAEFIEIPPVDIKLQTLVMPAQLKRFQLEAEASKLEVDHLWEQPDTEIVPHILDPGAIQFQDGRIIIGQISRTLSDRHAKIDRKTSETALRTQVGKILPKLANLPGTWHNCLVTFSHNRLPVIGAIPNFTGIHIFSGFSNPLVFVPPLAKRFAKAQTEEDSIINQLKLS, from the coding sequence ATGAAAAGCTACGATTGGATTGTTATTGGCGGCGGAATTACAGGTGCAGCTTTAGGTTACGAATTAGCAAAATCTGGTTTTTCTGTGCTACTTTTAGAAAAAGAAGTTAAGCCACAAAATGCTACTCGTTATAGTTATGGTGGTTTAGCATATTGGTCGGGAACAACAGATTTAACTCGCCAACTTTGTGATGAAGGAATTGCTATTCATCGCCTTTTATCTGAAGAATTAGAAACTGATACAGAATTTCGGGAATTAAACTTAATTTTAACCATTGATACTACAGAAGACCCCGAAAAAATTGCGGAAACTTACAGTCAATTTGCCATTCCCCCAAAACTCTTAACTAGCAAAGAAGCTGGGGAAATTGAACCTTTATTAAATCCTAATTCTATTAGTGGTGCTTTAACAGTTAAACATGGACATATTAACCCAGAATTAACTGTTCAAGGTTACACTCAAGCGATGAGGCATTTAGGTGGAGAAATTCAAATAGCTGAAGTTGTCGATTTTCTGCAAGAAAAACAGCGAATTTTTGGAGTAAAAACTACCAGAGAAACTTACCAAAGTGCTAATGTTGTAGTTTGTGCGGGGGGAGTTAGTAAAAGTTTACTAAAAACTGCGGGAATTAACGTTAGATTGTATTTTACTCACGCCGAATTTATTGAAATTCCTCCGGTTGATATCAAGTTACAAACTTTAGTCATGCCAGCACAACTAAAACGGTTTCAACTAGAAGCAGAAGCTAGCAAATTAGAAGTTGATCATCTTTGGGAACAACCAGATACAGAGATAGTTCCGCATATTTTAGATCCGGGTGCAATTCAATTTCAAGATGGCAGAATTATCATCGGACAAATTAGCCGGACTTTGAGCGATCGCCATGCTAAAATCGATCGCAAAACCAGCGAAACTGCCCTACGCACCCAAGTCGGAAAAATTCTCCCTAAATTGGCGAACTTACCAGGAACTTGGCACAATTGTTTAGTAACATTTAGCCATAATCGTTTACCTGTAATTGGCGCAATTCCTAATTTTACAGGCATTCATATTTTCTCTGGTTTTAGTAATCCTTTAGTCTTTGTTCCCCCATTAGCAAAACGTTTTGCTAAAGCACAAACTGAAGAAGATTCAATAATTAACCAACTAAAATTATCCTGA
- a CDS encoding DUF952 domain-containing protein, which yields MSIILHITHTVQWEQAKVTGIYYNSTLDSEGFIHCSTIPQVENTANNFFANQTGLVLLCIDAEKVQPEIKYEAVGEERFPHIYGALNIDAVVDAIAFPPEPNGKFKLPEKLAKLNF from the coding sequence TTGAGCATTATTTTACACATTACCCACACTGTCCAATGGGAACAGGCAAAAGTTACAGGAATTTATTACAACAGTACGTTAGATTCAGAAGGATTTATTCATTGTTCTACTATTCCCCAAGTGGAAAACACAGCTAACAATTTTTTTGCTAATCAAACCGGATTAGTTTTACTTTGTATTGATGCAGAGAAAGTGCAACCGGAAATTAAATATGAAGCAGTTGGCGAAGAAAGATTTCCTCATATTTACGGGGCTTTAAATATTGATGCTGTTGTTGATGCGATCGCATTTCCCCCAGAACCTAACGGCAAGTTTAAATTACCCGAAAAACTTGCTAAATTAAATTTTTAG
- a CDS encoding GFA family protein, translating into MTAEAEAAVTYQGGCHCGAVRFQVIVNEHEATDCNCSICKKKGFLHLIVPKEQFTLLKGEDALTTYTFNTGVAKHLFCRICGIHSFYIPRSHPDGIDVNVHCLDENVVSRFRIVPFDGANWEQNINQLRKN; encoded by the coding sequence ATGACAGCAGAAGCAGAAGCAGCTGTTACATATCAAGGTGGGTGTCACTGTGGCGCGGTGCGGTTTCAGGTAATAGTTAATGAACACGAAGCAACAGATTGTAATTGTTCAATCTGTAAAAAGAAAGGTTTTTTGCATTTAATAGTACCCAAAGAGCAGTTTACCTTATTAAAAGGTGAAGATGCTTTGACAACTTATACTTTTAATACGGGAGTAGCGAAACATCTGTTTTGTCGAATTTGTGGGATACATTCTTTTTATATACCCCGATCGCACCCCGATGGCATAGATGTTAACGTACATTGCTTGGATGAAAATGTCGTGTCACGATTTCGCATCGTTCCTTTTGATGGCGCAAACTGGGAACAAAATATAAACCAACTGCGAAAAAATTAG
- the leuB gene encoding 3-isopropylmalate dehydrogenase, translated as MTQSGKYRITLLPGDGIGPEIMAVTVDVLKAVGQQLDISFEFQKAKIGGAAIDDTGDPLPPATLEICRNSDAVLLAAIGGWKWDNLPAQQRPERGLLGLRAGLGLFANLRPAKILPQLVDASTLKKEVVNGVDIMVVRELTGGIYFGQPRGIFATETGEKRGVNTMVYTESEIDRIGKVAFETAQKRGGKLCSVDKSNVLEVSQLWRDRITKLAPEYPDVELSHLYVDNAAMQLVRAPKQFDTIVTGNLFGDILSDAAAMLTGSIGMLPSASLGASGPGVFEPVHGSAPDIAGQDKANPIAQVLSAAMMLRYGLNQPIAADRLEQAVLQVLDKGYRTGDIMSEGMTLLGCRAMGDALLTELENLQS; from the coding sequence ATGACACAATCAGGAAAATATCGGATTACGCTTTTACCCGGTGACGGAATCGGCCCGGAAATAATGGCTGTTACAGTAGACGTATTAAAAGCAGTAGGTCAGCAATTAGATATCAGCTTTGAATTTCAAAAAGCAAAAATTGGTGGTGCTGCTATTGATGATACAGGCGATCCTTTGCCACCCGCTACATTAGAAATTTGTCGGAATAGTGATGCTGTTTTACTTGCCGCTATTGGCGGTTGGAAGTGGGATAATTTACCTGCCCAGCAACGTCCCGAACGGGGACTTTTAGGATTAAGGGCGGGATTAGGTTTATTTGCTAATTTGCGTCCCGCCAAAATTTTACCGCAATTAGTTGATGCTTCCACCTTAAAAAAAGAAGTAGTCAATGGCGTGGATATTATGGTGGTAAGAGAACTAACTGGGGGAATTTATTTCGGTCAACCGAGAGGAATTTTTGCCACTGAAACAGGTGAAAAACGCGGTGTAAATACGATGGTTTACACTGAAAGCGAGATCGATCGCATCGGTAAAGTTGCCTTTGAAACTGCTCAGAAACGTGGTGGTAAACTTTGCTCAGTAGACAAATCAAATGTGTTAGAAGTATCCCAATTATGGCGCGATCGGATTACCAAATTAGCCCCAGAATATCCTGACGTAGAATTATCTCATCTTTACGTCGATAACGCCGCGATGCAGTTAGTTCGCGCACCGAAACAATTCGACACAATTGTGACCGGAAATTTATTTGGCGATATTCTTTCTGATGCAGCAGCAATGTTAACAGGTAGTATTGGTATGTTACCTTCTGCCAGTTTAGGTGCTAGTGGCCCCGGAGTCTTTGAACCAGTTCACGGATCTGCCCCTGACATTGCTGGTCAAGATAAAGCAAATCCAATAGCACAGGTACTTAGCGCCGCGATGATGTTGCGCTATGGACTCAATCAACCCATCGCTGCCGATCGCCTTGAACAGGCAGTGTTGCAAGTCCTAGACAAAGGTTATCGCACTGGCGATATTATGTCAGAAGGAATGACCCTTCTAGGCTGTCGCGCAATGGGAGATGCCCTACTGACAGAACTAGAAAACTTACAATCTTAA
- a CDS encoding prepilin peptidase encodes MDTFIELTFNIFIFFLGSCFGSFLNVVIYRLPAELSLLYPPSRCPKCLNQLKPYDNVPVFGWLWLKGRCRYCRTKISPRYPIVEAVTGILFLLVFWQFGFSLQTLGFWAFICWLLALALIDLDTMTLPNSLTQSGLVIGLVFQFAIGFLPNYNLAQGINQLFAGIIGAVLGIFLFDLIIIIGSLIFGQAAMGGGDAKLAAMMGAWLGWKYLLLAGFLACLMGSFVGGGAIALGLLTRRQAMPFGPFLALGAAITVFLGEMILSTYLKLFFPLS; translated from the coding sequence GTGGATACTTTCATCGAATTAACTTTCAATATATTTATATTTTTCTTAGGTTCATGTTTTGGTAGTTTTCTCAATGTAGTTATTTATCGATTACCAGCAGAATTATCATTACTTTATCCCCCTTCTCGGTGCCCGAAATGCTTAAACCAATTAAAGCCTTATGACAACGTTCCGGTATTTGGTTGGTTATGGTTAAAAGGGCGCTGTCGCTATTGTCGCACCAAAATCTCTCCCCGCTACCCTATAGTAGAAGCTGTTACGGGAATTTTATTTTTGTTAGTGTTTTGGCAGTTTGGTTTTTCCTTACAAACTCTTGGTTTTTGGGCATTTATTTGCTGGCTATTAGCCTTAGCTTTAATTGATTTAGATACAATGACTTTACCTAATTCTCTAACTCAATCAGGTTTAGTAATTGGGTTAGTGTTTCAATTTGCGATCGGGTTCTTACCCAATTACAATTTAGCTCAAGGAATTAATCAATTATTTGCGGGGATAATAGGCGCAGTTTTAGGAATTTTTTTATTTGATTTGATTATTATTATAGGCTCTTTAATATTTGGGCAAGCAGCTATGGGCGGCGGAGATGCAAAATTAGCCGCCATGATGGGAGCATGGTTAGGATGGAAATATTTATTATTAGCTGGGTTTTTAGCTTGTTTAATGGGATCATTTGTTGGTGGAGGCGCGATCGCCCTTGGCTTATTAACCCGAAGACAGGCTATGCCCTTTGGCCCTTTTTTGGCACTAGGAGCAGCAATCACCGTTTTCTTAGGCGAAATGATTTTGTCAACCTATTTAAAACTATTTTTCCCTTTAAGCTAA
- the accD gene encoding acetyl-CoA carboxylase, carboxyltransferase subunit beta: MSLFDWFANRKKSASPISRERQEREIADGLWTKCESCGVVAYTKDLRANQMVCRECEHHIRIYSNERIRQLIDSNTWMPMDEAVRPTDPLQFRDRKSYRDRLRDTQEKTKLVDAVNTGIGQLEGERVALGVMDFRFMGGSMGSVVGEKLTRLIERATLERLPVVIICASGGARMQEGMLSLMQMAKISGALERHREAQLLYIPVLTHPTTGGVTASFAMLGDIILAEPKATIGFAGKRVIEQTLREKLPEGFQTSEYLLQHGFVDAIVPRTQLKSTLAQLIRLHRPQPTNHHVSLSEVINVYTPVPSPE, from the coding sequence ATGTCTTTATTTGATTGGTTTGCGAATCGGAAAAAATCCGCTAGTCCGATTAGTCGAGAACGACAAGAACGAGAAATTGCTGACGGACTTTGGACAAAGTGTGAATCTTGTGGTGTGGTGGCATATACCAAAGACCTGAGAGCTAATCAGATGGTTTGCCGGGAATGCGAGCATCACATCAGGATTTACAGTAATGAGCGCATCCGTCAGTTAATCGATTCTAATACCTGGATGCCGATGGATGAGGCAGTGCGTCCCACAGATCCGCTGCAATTTCGAGATCGCAAATCCTACCGCGATCGCCTGCGAGACACCCAAGAAAAAACCAAATTAGTCGATGCCGTCAACACTGGAATCGGACAACTCGAAGGCGAAAGAGTTGCTCTCGGAGTCATGGACTTCCGGTTTATGGGTGGCAGTATGGGTTCAGTAGTAGGCGAAAAACTGACTCGTTTGATTGAAAGAGCCACGCTGGAACGCTTACCCGTAGTAATAATTTGTGCTTCCGGTGGAGCCAGAATGCAAGAAGGGATGTTGAGCTTAATGCAAATGGCGAAAATTTCAGGAGCTTTAGAACGTCACAGAGAAGCTCAACTGCTCTACATTCCCGTGTTAACTCATCCCACAACCGGAGGTGTAACCGCCAGTTTTGCTATGTTGGGGGATATTATTTTGGCAGAACCAAAAGCTACGATCGGCTTTGCAGGTAAACGAGTGATCGAGCAAACTCTCAGAGAAAAATTGCCCGAAGGTTTCCAAACCTCCGAATATTTGTTACAGCACGGTTTCGTAGATGCGATCGTCCCCAGAACCCAACTGAAATCTACACTAGCTCAACTCATTCGACTTCACCGCCCCCAACCAACCAACCATCACGTTTCCTTATCAGAAGTGATTAACGTCTATACCCCAGTTCCTAGCCCAGAGTAA
- a CDS encoding translation initiation factor IF-2, with amino-acid sequence MGFANLSIAEVAADYDTSVTEVFQICDRLGIPYKNPQTRLALEDAKAIISEIMAHRPDSGTNHQEDLFSENQNSAS; translated from the coding sequence ATGGGTTTTGCTAATCTTTCGATTGCCGAAGTCGCAGCTGACTACGACACTTCTGTTACAGAAGTGTTCCAAATTTGCGATCGATTAGGCATTCCTTACAAAAACCCCCAGACTCGTTTGGCGCTGGAGGATGCGAAGGCAATCATTTCCGAAATTATGGCTCATAGACCAGACTCAGGCACTAACCACCAGGAAGATTTATTCTCGGAAAACCAGAATTCAGCTTCTTAG
- the psbV gene encoding photosystem II cytochrome c-550: MLKKYFWLAVATLIFTFQMVVGSAFAIELDVETRTVAKNAQGDTIVLTSKQVQTGKRLFNAVCSQCHNGGITKTDPNVGLEPEALALATPPRNNIESLVDFMKNPTSYDGEVMISEIHPSKKSSDIFSEMRDLTDEDLKAIAGHILIQPKIVGVKWGGGKIYY, translated from the coding sequence ATGCTAAAAAAATACTTTTGGCTTGCTGTGGCTACCTTAATCTTCACCTTTCAAATGGTGGTCGGTAGTGCTTTCGCCATAGAACTCGATGTAGAAACCCGCACAGTGGCTAAGAATGCACAGGGCGATACGATAGTATTGACCTCGAAACAGGTGCAGACAGGCAAACGTTTATTTAATGCGGTTTGCTCTCAATGTCACAATGGTGGAATTACCAAAACAGACCCTAACGTAGGTCTAGAACCAGAAGCCCTGGCTTTGGCAACTCCACCTCGTAACAATATCGAAAGTTTGGTAGATTTCATGAAAAATCCTACCAGCTATGATGGGGAAGTGATGATTTCAGAAATCCACCCCAGCAAGAAGAGTAGTGACATTTTCTCAGAAATGCGAGACCTGACAGATGAAGATCTCAAGGCGATCGCTGGTCACATTCTGATTCAACCAAAAATTGTCGGTGTTAAATGGGGCGGCGGCAAAATCTACTACTAA